In one window of Coralliovum pocilloporae DNA:
- a CDS encoding aspartate aminotransferase family protein, which translates to MQTSSLYGTYARADLAFERGEGAWLYDEAGNAYLDFAAGIAVNSVGHSHPHLVEALKAQAEKLWHVSNIYGIPGQERLGRRLCEATFADRVFFTNSGAEALECAIKTARRCFYDRGEADRFEIITFEGAFHGRTLGTIAAGGNEKYLEGFGPKADGFTQIVHGDLDVVKKAVSARTAALLIEPIQGESGIRSADPTFLRGLRQIADEAGCLLIFDEVQTGVGRTGRLFAHELFGVEPDIMAVAKGIGGGFPLGACLARESVAAGMVPGTHGSTYGGNPLAAAAGNAVLDIVLEDGFLDEVARKGLLLKQKIAALVDQHGDIFELVRGEGLMLGLKCKPPVGDVLAAVRERKFLAAAAGDNVLRLLPPLVITEEDMDAAIERLSAAASDLEAKLKTKTTEGQAS; encoded by the coding sequence ATGCAGACCTCGTCGCTCTATGGAACCTATGCGCGGGCCGACCTGGCCTTCGAAAGAGGTGAAGGTGCATGGCTGTATGATGAGGCGGGAAATGCCTATCTGGATTTTGCGGCTGGTATTGCCGTCAACTCAGTTGGCCATTCTCACCCCCATCTGGTTGAAGCACTGAAAGCCCAGGCTGAAAAGCTGTGGCACGTGTCCAATATCTATGGCATTCCCGGCCAGGAGCGACTGGGGCGACGACTGTGTGAAGCAACCTTTGCTGACCGGGTCTTTTTCACCAATTCCGGCGCTGAAGCGCTGGAATGCGCGATCAAGACTGCGCGGCGCTGTTTCTACGACAGGGGTGAGGCAGATCGTTTCGAGATCATTACCTTTGAAGGCGCCTTTCACGGCCGGACACTGGGTACGATTGCTGCAGGCGGTAATGAGAAATATCTGGAGGGCTTTGGCCCGAAGGCTGATGGCTTTACCCAGATTGTTCATGGTGACCTGGATGTGGTGAAAAAGGCGGTGTCCGCCAGAACAGCAGCATTGCTGATTGAACCTATTCAGGGTGAGAGCGGAATTCGCTCAGCTGATCCGACTTTCCTGCGTGGATTGCGCCAGATTGCCGACGAGGCCGGTTGCCTGCTGATCTTTGATGAGGTCCAGACTGGTGTCGGGCGGACAGGTCGTCTGTTTGCCCATGAGCTGTTTGGTGTGGAGCCGGATATCATGGCAGTGGCCAAGGGAATTGGTGGCGGCTTCCCGCTCGGGGCCTGTCTGGCCAGGGAAAGTGTGGCTGCCGGCATGGTTCCGGGAACCCATGGGTCGACCTATGGCGGTAATCCACTTGCCGCCGCAGCCGGAAATGCGGTGCTGGATATCGTCCTTGAGGACGGTTTTCTGGATGAGGTTGCACGCAAGGGCCTGTTGCTGAAGCAGAAGATTGCAGCGCTTGTCGACCAGCACGGAGATATTTTCGAGCTGGTCCGTGGCGAAGGCCTGATGCTTGGCCTGAAGTGCAAGCCGCCGGTTGGTGATGTGCTTGCTGCGGTCCGTGAGCGCAAGTTCCTTGCTGCTGCTGCCGGAGACAATGTCCTCCGTCTCCTGCCACCGCTGGTCATCACCGAAGAGGACATGGATGCAGCCATTGAGCGTCTTTCCGCTGCTGCATCTGACCTTGAAGCAAAATTGAAGACAAAGACGACAGAAGGGCAGGCATCATGA
- the argF gene encoding ornithine carbamoyltransferase, with protein sequence MTGRSFIDLTDFSRSELKAILKASHDMKADNPCVRAGQGPLAGKVLAMIFDKPSTRTRISFDVGMRQLGGETIMLTGAEMQLGRGETIADTAKVLSRYVDAIMIRTLSHTDVQELSEHATVPVINGLTRFSHPCQIMADLMTYEEHKGDIEGRKVAWVGDTNNVLVSWMHAAERFGFNLSVATPPELSPGDEIRSWINTASAPVSLTSDAYEAVEGADCIITDTWVSMGDDDAERRHNLLMPYQVNSRLMAEADKDAIFMHCLPAHRDEEVTTDVMDGPQSVVFDEAENRLHAQKGVLAWCFGEVAV encoded by the coding sequence ATGACCGGCCGGAGCTTTATTGACTTAACGGATTTCTCCAGATCTGAGCTGAAAGCCATTCTCAAGGCCAGCCATGATATGAAGGCGGACAATCCCTGTGTGCGTGCTGGTCAGGGCCCTCTGGCTGGCAAGGTCCTGGCGATGATTTTCGACAAACCGTCGACCCGCACGCGAATTTCCTTTGATGTGGGCATGCGTCAGCTGGGTGGCGAAACCATTATGCTGACCGGAGCTGAAATGCAGCTTGGCCGCGGCGAGACCATCGCTGATACGGCGAAGGTTCTGTCTCGCTATGTGGATGCCATCATGATCCGGACCCTGAGCCACACGGATGTGCAGGAACTGTCCGAACATGCCACCGTGCCGGTGATCAACGGCCTGACCCGCTTTTCCCATCCATGTCAGATCATGGCTGACCTGATGACCTATGAAGAGCATAAGGGTGATATCGAAGGCCGCAAGGTGGCCTGGGTTGGCGACACCAACAATGTGCTCGTATCCTGGATGCATGCAGCAGAACGGTTTGGCTTCAACCTTTCGGTTGCCACACCGCCGGAACTGAGCCCGGGAGACGAGATCAGGAGCTGGATCAATACCGCCAGTGCACCGGTGTCTCTGACCAGCGATGCCTATGAGGCGGTCGAGGGAGCGGATTGCATCATCACCGATACCTGGGTTTCCATGGGTGATGACGATGCGGAACGACGTCACAATCTGCTTATGCCCTATCAGGTCAACAGCCGCCTGATGGCAGAAGCCGACAAAGACGCCATCTTCATGCATTGCCTTCCGGCCCATCGTGACGAAGAAGTGACGACAGATGTGATGGATGGTCCCCAGTCCGTGGTCTTTGATGAAGCGGAAAATCGCCTACATGCACAGAAGGGCGTTCTGGCCTGGTGCTTTGGTGAGGTTGCCGTCTAA
- a CDS encoding Hsp33 family molecular chaperone, with protein MSSEDTMEALSGFSETDDRVLPFQVAPLDVRGRAVYLGPAIDTILSRHNYPRSVSKLVAEATVLTALLGTALKFDGQFILQTQTDGPVSMLVVDFRSPGDIRACATFDAEAVKQAEAEGLLGHADLIGDGVLAMTIDQGAHMRRYQGIVPLENMTLEDATHHYFQQSEQIPTEVRVSVAQVQTRGENGAQPMWRAAGIMVQFLPESEERMRQADLPGGDNPDDEAETTRFDEDDAWTEAKALLRTVEDHELTEPSVTAEQLLYRLYHERGVHVFDSQKLVERCGCSEARIRDVLSQLSPEEIEDSIENGEISATCEFCSVHYRFDPSEFRS; from the coding sequence ATGAGTTCTGAAGACACGATGGAAGCGTTGAGCGGTTTCTCTGAAACCGACGACCGGGTGTTGCCGTTTCAGGTTGCCCCGCTGGATGTACGTGGGCGCGCGGTCTATCTGGGCCCGGCCATCGACACGATCCTGTCCCGGCATAACTATCCCCGCTCGGTGTCAAAGCTTGTGGCCGAGGCAACTGTGCTGACGGCTCTTCTGGGCACGGCGCTGAAGTTTGATGGCCAGTTCATTCTGCAGACCCAGACGGATGGCCCCGTCAGTATGCTGGTGGTGGATTTCCGCAGCCCCGGAGATATCCGTGCCTGTGCCACATTCGACGCCGAGGCAGTGAAACAGGCCGAGGCTGAAGGGCTGCTCGGGCATGCGGATCTGATAGGCGATGGTGTTCTCGCCATGACAATCGACCAGGGCGCTCATATGCGGCGTTATCAGGGGATCGTCCCGCTGGAGAACATGACGCTGGAAGATGCGACCCATCACTATTTCCAGCAGTCAGAACAGATCCCGACAGAGGTGCGGGTTTCTGTGGCTCAGGTCCAGACCCGGGGAGAAAACGGCGCTCAGCCCATGTGGCGGGCTGCCGGGATCATGGTTCAGTTCCTGCCGGAATCCGAGGAGCGCATGCGGCAGGCCGATTTGCCGGGCGGCGACAACCCGGATGATGAGGCTGAAACCACGCGGTTTGATGAAGATGACGCATGGACAGAGGCCAAGGCCCTGCTGCGTACGGTCGAGGATCATGAACTCACAGAGCCGTCCGTAACCGCAGAACAGCTTCTCTACAGGCTCTATCATGAGCGCGGTGTCCACGTGTTCGACAGTCAGAAGCTGGTGGAACGTTGCGGTTGTTCGGAAGCACGCATTCGCGATGTGCTGAGCCAGCTCAGTCCTGAAGAGATCGAGGACAGCATTGAAAACGGCGAAATCTCGGCCACATGTGAGTTCTGTTCCGTTCATTATCGCTTTGATCCGTCCGAATTCCGCTCGTAA
- a CDS encoding efflux RND transporter periplasmic adaptor subunit encodes MDGSIETEDVKNPGSLTGRFLKACIQLSLIVGVGYGTYTGIGALFGEADGASGFKPREKEYTVQTQIADPKALRQEIGVFGTIVAGRSVELRALVGGPVVKVSSNLKAGSVVRKGEVLAEIDPFNFKGALSEARANLAEAKARLKEARARIDLENTMLRHARSQLDLAVRDEERALSLVENGTVTSQTVDTRRLVTSQRRQAVGQRERNLEIEAARVGQQQAVIARLEWQVERAERDVENTRLRAPFDAVVMTETVEPGRMLSVNDVVTSLYDIGSLEVRFTLSDAQFGRISKDDRPLIGRAVDLKWRLGDELYSRKAVIDRVGAEVASDRGGVDVFARLEDGAKPSSIRPGAFVELQIPGHRVLNAVRVPEAAVYGGNQVFIIKDNRLKSVSVSLAGFEGEQAIIQGGLKKGDEIVVNRLSRAGDGLLVIREGEASKTSDEDDSSDKIAELKPSGHP; translated from the coding sequence ATGGATGGCAGCATCGAAACGGAAGACGTGAAAAATCCGGGAAGCCTGACGGGACGGTTTCTGAAAGCCTGCATACAGTTGAGTCTGATTGTTGGTGTCGGCTACGGGACCTATACGGGCATCGGCGCGCTGTTTGGCGAAGCAGACGGTGCGAGTGGATTCAAGCCGCGCGAGAAGGAATATACCGTTCAGACGCAGATTGCCGATCCGAAGGCTCTGCGGCAGGAAATTGGCGTGTTTGGCACGATCGTTGCCGGCCGTTCGGTTGAGCTGCGCGCGCTTGTTGGCGGGCCGGTTGTCAAGGTCAGCAGCAATCTGAAAGCGGGCTCTGTGGTCAGAAAGGGCGAAGTTCTCGCCGAGATTGATCCGTTCAATTTCAAGGGTGCTCTGTCTGAAGCTCGGGCCAATCTGGCTGAAGCCAAGGCAAGGCTTAAAGAAGCGCGTGCCCGGATTGACCTCGAAAACACCATGCTGCGACATGCACGCTCCCAGCTGGATCTGGCTGTTCGGGATGAAGAGCGCGCCCTGTCCCTTGTGGAGAATGGCACCGTCACCAGCCAGACGGTTGATACCCGCAGACTTGTCACCAGTCAGCGCCGTCAGGCCGTTGGTCAACGGGAACGAAATCTTGAAATCGAAGCGGCCCGTGTGGGCCAGCAGCAAGCAGTGATCGCGCGTCTTGAATGGCAGGTCGAACGGGCCGAGCGAGATGTGGAGAACACGCGTCTTCGGGCTCCGTTCGATGCGGTTGTGATGACCGAGACCGTCGAGCCGGGTCGGATGCTCTCCGTCAATGATGTGGTCACCTCTCTCTATGATATCGGTTCTCTCGAAGTGCGGTTTACGCTCTCGGATGCACAATTTGGCCGGATATCAAAAGATGACCGCCCGCTGATTGGGCGTGCCGTTGATCTCAAATGGCGGCTTGGTGACGAGCTTTACAGCCGCAAGGCGGTGATTGACCGGGTTGGCGCTGAAGTGGCTTCAGATCGTGGCGGTGTGGATGTGTTCGCCCGTCTTGAAGATGGAGCAAAACCATCGAGTATCCGCCCGGGCGCATTCGTCGAGTTGCAGATCCCGGGACATCGTGTTCTGAACGCGGTGCGCGTGCCGGAAGCCGCTGTCTATGGCGGCAATCAGGTCTTTATCATCAAGGACAATCGCCTGAAGTCTGTGTCGGTCAGTCTGGCGGGCTTTGAAGGCGAGCAGGCTATCATTCAGGGTGGTCTGAAGAAGGGCGACGAGATTGTCGTCAACCGTCTGTCCCGCGCTGGAGATGGCCTTCTGGTTATCCGGGAAGGCGAGGCGTCGAAAACGTCTGATGAGGATGACAGCTCAGACAAGATTGCCGAGCTGAAACCGTCCGGTCACCCTTGA
- a CDS encoding efflux RND transporter permease subunit, producing MNPSEHRQSLIRTFVRHRNAANLLMVLMLIFGAFGILKLNTQFFPTVASNIITVVVSWPGASAEDVETNLLAAIEPEVRFLDGVDEVISSAREGGADVSIEFVRGADMQKALSDVEAAVSALTTLPEEAETPSVSRRLSRERVARLSVAGPFSEAALREYAKELRDALLTAGVDAVTFEGLREQEIRVTIPEWQLRRFGLTVNDVSERVAAASRDIPSGTLDGAVDKQVRALAQDETEFGIRDIEILTLPSGERVRLRDIASVDVDHDRDGILSFIDRKPAIELTILRSVDSDMIETSEIVDRVLAQLTPTFPPTLEVKKYGVRADRVQARINLLLFNGLSGLVLVVTILFIFLNARIAFWVAAGIPVALMATLGIMWLSGQTLNMISLFALIMTLGIIVDDAIVVGEHTATRLAMGDSPAMAAENGAGRMIAPVVAASLTTMAAFMPILLVEGRIGDFMSALPLVVIAVLIASIIECFLILPGHLRHARDERLNIVILTALLSAGLAASLAVGHRLVEAGAFSAWLDYFTAAAAALPLWIWVGLAAAAILIGLMIRRGFRQSFDQAFEWFKMNPFNWFVSWAYDFRYLTVVVAFAVFALTLAFYMSGRVGFSFLPSPEPESIRASLVFASGTPRDAVVDAVEKVEDSLRGVETELGQGEPLIISSFSVVGKSGRGRGDNLASIDVELTASEERSVRTEPIIQAWRKAVPKLAGLERSAIFAIRGGGGRSGDTSLEIRLQGQRAANLKEAALELRNILAGIPGLSSFADDLPYGRPEWVMELTDRGRALGFTIDQVGRQVRDVFEGRIARRLSAGDEEIRVRVEREARERGSGALFNLELRSPTGVFVPLAEVVSFEEKRGFTSIQHYDGKTTVIVTADVDFDVVTEEVLAAQLAADVMPQLASKYGISYEFGGETEQREDALVDLRYGSIVALALMYIILAWVFASYWRPLAVMMIIPFGIVGAIWGHYLMDFKLSILSLFGLMGLAGILVNDSLILVSRLDERLGFGETLRAAAIGASRDRLRAVLLTSLTTMGGLTPLLFEKSLQAQFLLPMAITIVFGIGCATIFVLFLIPALVGIGGDISSGARWVIGSSRKASDLKPARSVEETTPAQ from the coding sequence ATGAACCCGTCGGAGCATCGCCAATCGCTGATCCGCACCTTTGTGCGGCATCGTAATGCTGCCAATCTTCTGATGGTGCTGATGCTGATTTTCGGTGCCTTCGGCATTCTCAAGCTCAATACCCAGTTCTTCCCGACTGTAGCCAGCAATATCATTACCGTTGTTGTTTCCTGGCCGGGGGCCAGTGCGGAAGATGTGGAAACCAATCTTCTTGCCGCGATTGAGCCGGAGGTCCGGTTCCTTGACGGGGTAGATGAAGTTATTTCCAGTGCCCGCGAAGGCGGAGCCGATGTCAGTATCGAATTTGTGCGCGGCGCGGATATGCAGAAGGCGCTGTCCGACGTGGAAGCTGCCGTTTCGGCGCTGACAACATTGCCCGAGGAGGCGGAAACGCCGAGTGTTTCACGCAGATTGTCCCGTGAGCGTGTGGCGAGACTGTCTGTAGCCGGGCCTTTCTCGGAAGCGGCCTTGCGGGAATATGCAAAAGAGTTGCGCGATGCCCTGCTGACCGCAGGCGTGGACGCTGTGACATTTGAAGGTCTGCGTGAGCAGGAAATCCGCGTGACCATTCCTGAATGGCAATTGCGCCGGTTTGGCCTCACCGTCAACGATGTTTCAGAAAGAGTGGCAGCGGCCAGTCGGGATATCCCGTCCGGGACACTTGATGGTGCCGTGGACAAACAGGTCCGTGCACTGGCACAGGACGAGACGGAATTCGGCATCCGGGATATCGAAATCCTCACCTTGCCATCGGGAGAACGGGTCCGGTTGCGAGATATTGCCTCTGTGGATGTGGATCATGATCGGGATGGAATTCTGTCATTTATTGACAGAAAGCCGGCAATTGAGCTGACCATCCTGCGGTCTGTCGACAGTGACATGATCGAGACGTCGGAGATCGTTGATCGGGTTCTGGCGCAGTTGACGCCAACCTTTCCGCCAACGCTTGAAGTCAAGAAATACGGTGTTCGTGCAGACCGGGTTCAGGCGCGGATCAACCTGCTGCTGTTCAACGGCCTCTCCGGCCTGGTGCTTGTGGTCACCATCCTGTTTATCTTCCTCAATGCACGGATTGCCTTCTGGGTTGCGGCGGGCATTCCGGTCGCCCTGATGGCAACGCTTGGGATCATGTGGCTGAGCGGCCAGACACTTAATATGATCTCGTTGTTTGCCCTGATCATGACACTGGGCATCATTGTTGATGATGCCATTGTGGTGGGCGAGCATACAGCGACGCGACTGGCTATGGGGGACAGCCCGGCCATGGCAGCGGAGAACGGTGCCGGTCGCATGATTGCCCCAGTGGTTGCTGCCAGCCTCACCACCATGGCGGCCTTCATGCCGATCCTGCTTGTGGAAGGGCGCATTGGCGACTTCATGAGTGCCTTGCCGCTTGTGGTCATTGCGGTGCTTATTGCCAGTATCATCGAGTGCTTTCTGATCCTGCCAGGCCATCTGCGCCATGCCCGGGACGAGCGGCTGAATATTGTCATTCTGACTGCCCTGCTCTCAGCGGGACTTGCCGCGTCTCTGGCGGTTGGTCACCGGCTTGTGGAAGCCGGCGCGTTCAGTGCCTGGCTGGACTATTTCACAGCCGCAGCTGCAGCCTTGCCTCTCTGGATCTGGGTGGGCCTGGCCGCTGCTGCCATCCTCATTGGCCTGATGATCAGACGCGGCTTCCGCCAGAGCTTTGACCAGGCCTTTGAGTGGTTCAAGATGAACCCGTTCAACTGGTTCGTATCCTGGGCTTATGACTTCCGTTATCTCACGGTTGTTGTGGCTTTTGCTGTTTTTGCACTGACCCTGGCATTCTACATGTCTGGCCGGGTCGGGTTCTCCTTCCTTCCGTCTCCGGAGCCTGAGAGCATCCGCGCCTCTCTGGTCTTTGCGTCCGGCACCCCGCGTGATGCTGTTGTCGATGCGGTTGAGAAGGTAGAGGACAGTCTGAGGGGCGTTGAGACGGAGCTGGGACAGGGTGAACCTCTGATCATCTCAAGCTTTTCCGTCGTTGGGAAATCGGGTCGGGGGCGGGGCGACAATCTGGCATCCATCGATGTGGAACTGACGGCATCCGAAGAGCGATCCGTGCGAACGGAGCCGATCATTCAGGCCTGGCGCAAGGCTGTGCCGAAGCTTGCCGGGCTGGAACGGTCCGCCATTTTCGCCATTCGCGGTGGCGGTGGTCGCAGTGGTGATACATCCCTTGAAATCCGCCTGCAGGGTCAAAGGGCAGCCAATCTCAAAGAGGCTGCGCTTGAGTTGCGCAATATTCTGGCAGGTATCCCCGGCCTCTCCTCCTTTGCCGACGACCTGCCTTACGGGCGACCGGAATGGGTAATGGAATTGACCGATCGCGGTCGGGCGCTCGGCTTCACCATTGACCAGGTCGGGCGGCAGGTTCGCGATGTTTTTGAAGGCCGGATTGCACGCAGGCTGTCGGCCGGTGATGAGGAAATCCGTGTTCGCGTGGAGCGCGAAGCGCGCGAACGTGGCAGTGGAGCCCTGTTCAATCTTGAACTCAGAAGCCCGACAGGTGTTTTTGTTCCACTGGCTGAAGTGGTCAGTTTTGAAGAAAAGCGCGGCTTCACCTCAATCCAGCATTATGACGGCAAGACAACGGTAATTGTAACCGCCGATGTGGACTTTGACGTTGTCACAGAAGAGGTTCTGGCGGCGCAGCTGGCCGCTGATGTCATGCCGCAACTGGCTAGCAAATATGGCATCTCTTATGAGTTCGGCGGTGAGACCGAGCAACGGGAAGATGCTCTTGTCGATCTGCGCTATGGATCGATTGTGGCGCTGGCCCTGATGTACATCATTCTGGCGTGGGTATTTGCCAGTTACTGGCGACCGCTTGCGGTGATGATGATCATTCCTTTCGGCATTGTTGGAGCCATCTGGGGTCATTACCTGATGGATTTCAAGCTCAGTATCCTGAGCCTGTTCGGCCTGATGGGCCTGGCCGGTATTCTGGTCAATGACTCGCTTATTCTGGTGAGCAGGCTGGATGAACGGCTCGGCTTTGGAGAAACTCTTCGGGCCGCGGCTATTGGCGCGAGCCGTGATCGCCTGAGAGCTGTTCTGCTGACATCCCTCACCACAATGGGCGGTCTGACGCCGCTTCTGTTCGAGAAGAGCCTTCAGGCCCAGTTCCTTCTGCCCATGGCTATTACCATTGTCTTTGGTATCGGCTGTGCCACGATTTTCGTGCTGTTCCTTATTCCGGCACTGGTGGGCATCGGCGGTGATATCTCATCCGGTGCCCGCTGGGTGATCGGCAGCAGCAGGAAAGCGTCTGATCTTAAGCCCGCCAGAAGCGTGGAAGAAACAACACCAGCACAGTAA
- a CDS encoding TrkH family potassium uptake protein, with protein sequence MIDPRPITLIVGALTTGLGAAMLAPALLDILLGNPHWQVFVASSLFTMLTGSMLFLSAQGSAGQMNLRQAFIMTVAAWVSLVGFGAIPFYLSGVVPSITDAVFESMSGLTTTGATVIVGLDNAPPGILFWRGLQQWLGGLGIIVMAVAVLPMLQIGGMQLFKVEAFETPDKILPRATQISGSMTMIYLIFTTLCMIAYWAAGMRMTDALIHAMTTVATGGFSTKDGSIGHFDSAAIDMIGITFMLAGSLPFLLYVQAVQGRTSILWRDSQVKAFMLTVFALVLVAWIYEHARGFNPGIEGLRYAAFNVISIMTGTGYATTDYGAWGPFAVTFFFVIMFIGGCAGSTSCGIKIFRFQVLYQNVRQHLSRIVYPNGIFVTRFNGRKLPDSVSGAVMSFFFLYLCSVAVLAVALSFTGLDDLTAISGAATAISNVGPGLGDIIGPSGNFKPLNDTAKWLLTAGMLMGRLELFTVLVLFLPRFWRA encoded by the coding sequence GTGATTGATCCACGTCCCATCACCTTGATTGTCGGAGCCCTGACCACCGGTCTGGGTGCGGCCATGCTGGCACCTGCTCTGCTCGACATCCTGCTTGGCAATCCGCACTGGCAGGTTTTTGTCGCCAGTTCACTGTTCACCATGCTGACGGGCAGCATGCTGTTTCTCTCTGCTCAGGGGTCTGCCGGTCAGATGAACCTGCGCCAGGCCTTCATCATGACGGTAGCCGCCTGGGTTTCTCTGGTGGGTTTTGGAGCCATTCCGTTCTACCTGTCCGGTGTTGTGCCAAGCATAACGGATGCTGTTTTTGAATCCATGTCCGGGCTCACAACCACAGGCGCGACGGTTATTGTCGGGCTGGACAATGCCCCGCCGGGCATCCTGTTCTGGCGCGGTCTGCAACAATGGCTGGGCGGTCTCGGTATTATCGTCATGGCGGTTGCTGTTCTGCCTATGCTGCAGATCGGTGGCATGCAGTTGTTCAAGGTGGAAGCCTTTGAAACACCGGATAAAATCTTGCCGCGTGCGACGCAGATCTCCGGCTCCATGACGATGATCTATCTGATCTTCACGACGCTCTGCATGATTGCCTATTGGGCTGCCGGAATGCGCATGACCGACGCGCTGATCCATGCCATGACCACGGTAGCAACCGGGGGCTTTTCCACCAAGGACGGCTCTATCGGTCATTTCGACAGTGCGGCGATTGACATGATCGGCATCACCTTCATGCTGGCCGGATCCCTGCCCTTTCTCCTTTATGTGCAGGCGGTTCAGGGACGGACCAGCATCCTGTGGCGTGACAGCCAGGTGAAAGCCTTCATGCTGACCGTTTTTGCCCTGGTTCTGGTTGCCTGGATCTATGAACATGCGCGCGGGTTCAATCCCGGTATTGAAGGCCTGCGCTATGCGGCGTTCAATGTCATCTCGATCATGACAGGCACCGGCTATGCGACCACCGACTACGGTGCCTGGGGGCCTTTTGCGGTCACGTTCTTCTTTGTCATCATGTTTATCGGCGGCTGCGCTGGCTCAACATCCTGCGGCATCAAGATCTTCCGCTTTCAGGTGCTCTATCAGAATGTGCGCCAGCATCTCAGCCGGATCGTCTATCCCAACGGCATTTTTGTCACCCGCTTCAATGGCCGCAAGCTGCCGGATTCCGTCTCCGGCGCCGTGATGAGCTTCTTCTTCCTCTATCTGTGCAGCGTGGCGGTTCTTGCGGTCGCTTTGAGTTTTACCGGACTTGACGACCTGACTGCCATCTCAGGCGCGGCAACCGCCATTTCCAACGTGGGGCCCGGGCTCGGAGATATCATCGGACCATCAGGAAATTTCAAGCCGTTGAACGACACCGCCAAGTGGCTGCTTACCGCTGGCATGCTGATGGGACGGCTTGAGCTCTTTACTGTGCTGGTGTTGTTTCTTCCACGCTTCTGGCGGGCTTAA
- the apaG gene encoding Co2+/Mg2+ efflux protein ApaG, with product MYTAVTRSIEVSVTPLYLEEESDPNLPRYLWAYTVEITNLGDSPVQLLNRYWHITDGLGRIEEVRGAGVIGEQPVIDPGSTYEYTSGCPLPTPSGIMVGAYEMESPDGQRFLVDVPAFSLDLPDTPRTVN from the coding sequence ATGTATACGGCGGTAACGCGGTCAATAGAGGTTTCGGTGACCCCTCTTTATCTGGAAGAGGAATCTGATCCCAATCTGCCCCGCTATCTCTGGGCCTATACGGTGGAAATCACCAATCTTGGCGACAGCCCGGTCCAGCTTCTGAACCGCTACTGGCATATCACGGATGGTCTGGGACGGATTGAGGAAGTGCGTGGCGCAGGTGTCATCGGCGAGCAGCCGGTCATCGATCCCGGCTCTACCTATGAATATACAAGTGGCTGCCCGTTACCAACACCCTCCGGTATCATGGTTGGGGCTTATGAGATGGAAAGCCCGGACGGGCAGAGATTTCTCGTGGATGTCCCTGCCTTCTCGCTTGACCTGCCGGACACACCAAGAACGGTAAACTAA
- a CDS encoding pyridoxamine 5'-phosphate oxidase family protein: protein MVRAFTELTFTPTVLDLQKEDGSSGLYAPFMEADADRRDRLGDAEAEFIHQRDGFYQASVAETGWPYVQFKGGPRGFLNVLDEKTIGYADYRGNRQHLSAGNLTADSRVSLILMDYPNRRRLKLWGRARLTSRKDAPDLVQSLHVDGYKALPERAILITVEAFDWNCPAHIPQRMTLEELEPQITPFREKMEDLIRENTALKEELERLKQER, encoded by the coding sequence ATGGTTCGCGCCTTCACTGAATTGACCTTCACACCCACGGTTCTTGACCTTCAGAAAGAGGATGGATCATCCGGGCTCTATGCGCCGTTTATGGAGGCGGACGCCGACAGGCGCGATCGTCTGGGGGATGCCGAGGCGGAGTTTATCCATCAGCGTGACGGGTTCTATCAGGCCAGTGTGGCAGAAACCGGCTGGCCCTATGTGCAGTTCAAGGGCGGGCCACGCGGGTTCCTGAACGTTCTGGATGAGAAGACCATCGGCTACGCGGATTATCGCGGCAATCGCCAGCATCTGAGTGCGGGTAATCTGACCGCAGACAGCCGGGTCTCCCTGATCCTGATGGATTATCCCAACCGTCGTCGGCTCAAGCTTTGGGGGCGAGCCAGGCTGACCAGCCGCAAGGATGCGCCGGATCTGGTCCAGTCTCTCCATGTGGACGGCTACAAGGCCCTGCCGGAGCGGGCAATCCTGATTACGGTCGAGGCTTTTGACTGGAATTGTCCGGCTCACATTCCTCAGCGTATGACGCTGGAAGAGCTTGAACCACAGATCACCCCGTTTCGGGAGAAGATGGAAGACCTGATCCGCGAGAATACAGCGCTCAAAGAAGAGTTGGAGCGGCTAAAGCAGGAACGTTGA